A section of the Bombus fervidus isolate BK054 chromosome 9, iyBomFerv1, whole genome shotgun sequence genome encodes:
- the LOC139990538 gene encoding uncharacterized protein codes for MSLVTLVFLLATVSITLTNCQETGIPDKGLDVTQAPIKLDKNLRRALLKALTDLEAESAEQRKEESESIAQRDTSAFEVVAKKNLNDDLGVQKTTFSFKSFPSDDDIPSEDKLQNSSFIDAVHYVTLKTPMMNIEKATREDARSFHVQNVILPVKNPATFGIKTEPKVQQKEKTTQATFSVNKVESLTLKPATEISESLARSASNGIATANALIAPKPTEITPTVSTRNNVTVIESNDSKDKTEEVKIFQAPLVAAFTVQQDEQGVPKSVVPIFRSPNDGQALTLQEQLEFKQQLLEKQLAELQQQQIQQTQFLVRQQQLYEQQLRQKQQHQFYLQEQARIKQLEEQARIKQLEEQTRIKQLEEQTKLKRLEEQARFKQLEEQRFKFEEQRLNRFQPQRPIPQKQSFFEQSNNILTFQPPVESNVHLQPSLALEVPNVGASPAFQPTFQSDQRLQPFRQQPQAHHQLQQQQLPQLPQPQQLQQLQQLPQPQQLQPPQHHQRLQQSFGSFSNDFQPSLAPASRFNRQEAFNSIGNFGFNVDNKANTANLRFNPPHRTPGNFFSFTQFKSQAHPPTPARQIQQLLYQSGIAGDPNNAQGIGSPEDLNIVSKVLALNVGAVPSKN; via the exons ATGAGCTTG GTAACGCTAGTGTTTTTATTGGCCACAGTGTCGATCACTCTGACGAACTGTCAAGAGACAGGGATTCCAGACAAGGGTTTGGATGTGACCCAAGCACCAATAAAACTGGACAAAAACCTTCGCCGAGCTCTCTTGAAAGCCCTGACCGACTTAGAGGCCGAATCCGCTGAGCAGCGCAAAGAGGAATCGGAAAGCATCGCTCAAAGAGACACGAGCGCCTTTGAGGTTGTTGCAAAGAAGAATCTGAACGATGATCTCGGCGTGCAGAAAACTACGTTCTCGTTCAAGAGTTTCCCAAGCGACGACGATATACCGAGCGAAGATAAACTGCAGAATTCCAGTTTCATCGACGCCGTTCATTACGTAACTTTGAAGACACCAATGATGAATATCGAGAAAGCCACGCGAGAAGACGCTAGGAGCTTTCATGTGCAGAATGTGATACTACCGGTGAAAAATCCAGCGACCTTCGGAATCAAAACCGAACCCAAGGTGcaacagaaagagaaaacgacACAAGCCACGTTTTCAGTGAATAAGGTGGAGAGCTTAACTTTGAAACCAGCAACTGAGATCTCTGAGAGTTTAGCACGAAGTGCTTCCAATGGAATTGCCACTGCCAACGCCTTGATTGCTCCAAAACCAACTGAAATCACTCCTACAGTGTCAACAAGAAATAACGTAACAGTGATCGAGTCTAACGACTCTAAAGACAAAACAGAGGAAGTTAAGATTTTCCAGGCACCCTTGGTAGCAGCGTTTACCGTGCAACAGGATGAACAAGGTGTACCCAAAAGCGTGGTTCCAATATTTAGATCTCCCAACGATGGACAAGCTCTGACTCTTCAAGAGCAGTTGGAATTTAAACAGCAGCTCCTGGAGAAGCAATTGGCGGAACTTCAGCAGCAACAGATCCAGCAGACACAGTTTTTGGTGAGGCAACAGCAATTGTATGAGCAACAACTGAGACAGAAGCAACAGCACCAGTTTTATCTGCAGGAACAAGCTAGAATTAAGCAACTAGAGGAACAAGCTAGGATTAAACAATTAGAAGAACAGACTAGAATCAAACAGTTGGAGGAGCAAACTAAACTGAAACGATTGGAAGAACAGGCTAGATTCAAACAGTTAGAGGAGCAACGTTTTAAGTTTGAGGAGCAGAGACTGAATAGATTCCAGCCTCAGCGTCCTATACCTCAAAAGCAGTCCTTCTTTGAACAGAGCAATAACATCTTAACCTTCCAGCCTCCTGTTGAATCGAACGTTCACCTGCAGCCTAGTTTAGCTCTGGAAGTACCAAACGTTGGAGCGTCTCCAGCTTTCCAGCCAACTTTCCAATCAGACCAACGTCTGCAACCATTCAGACAACAGCCACAAGCACATCATCAGCTTCAACAACAGCAACTGCCGCAGTTACCTCAACCACAGCAATTGCAACAATTGCAACAACTTCCGCAACCTCAACAATTGCAGCCACCCCAGCATCACCAGAGACTGCAACAGAGCTTCGGCTCTTTCTCGAACGATTTCCAGCCTTCGTTAGCACCTGCGTCGAGGTTTAATAGACAGGAAGCCTTTAATTCTATTGGAAATTTCGGATTCAACGTGGATAATAAAGCAAATACCGCAAATCTTCGCTTTAATCCTCCACACAGGACTCCAGGgaacttcttttctttcacgCAGTTCAAGTCTCAAGCGCACCCTCCCACGCCGGCCAGGCAGATTCAACAGCTTCTTTATCAGTCTGGAATCGCTGGAGATCCGAACAACGCACAAGGGATTGGAAGTCCTGAAGATTTGAACATCGTTTCCAAAGTTCTGGCACTGAACGTGGGCGCCGTGCCGAGTAAGAATTAG
- the LOC139990557 gene encoding F-box only protein 9-like: MFSRVCRGFYISARDTEIWRLACVKVWGVNCGTYAPKHQSWRDMYLQRPRLRYNGCYISKISYIRDDENSFQDRLYRPWYLVEYFRYLRFFPEGRVLMLTSTDEAQSCVNFLKYRTPRNPSVLIGHYILRDNCVILMLKKQEIKGVSTYRKKKKETMHDSGEQTFHIEFEIQDHHRRLNSQLKWLSYTIFTKYRNGHEAKMCLKEPSVREWRVSAIGGYI; this comes from the exons ATGTTCTCCAGAGTATGTCGTGGATTTTATATATCTGCAAGAGATACAGAAATCTGGAGACTTGCCTGTGTTAA AGTATGGGGTGTAAATTGTGGAACCTATGCTCCAAAACATCAATCATGGAGAGATATGTATTTACAACGGCCTAGACTAAGATATAATGGATGTTATATTAGCAAAATCAGTTACATTCGTGATGATGAAAATAGTTTCCAAGATCGACTTTATAGACCTTGGTATCTGGTGGAATACTTCAGGTACCTGAG ATTTTTTCCCGAAGGAAGAGTTTTGATGCTAACTTCAACCGATGAAGCCCAAAGTtgtgtaaattttttaaaatatcgcaCTCCACGCAATCCATCGGTTCTTATTGGTCATTATATATTACGCGATAATTGTGTTATTCTAATGCTCAAGAAACAGGAAATAAAAGGAGTTAGTACAtatagaaagaagaagaaagaaactatGCATGATAGTGGGGAACAAACATTTCATATT GAATTTGAAATTCAGGATCATCATAGACGATTAAATTCGCAATTGAAATGGCTGAGTTAcactatatttacaaaatacagAAATGGACATGAAGCGAAAATGTGTTTAAAGGAACCATCTGTAAGAGAATGGAGAGTATCGGCTATTGGCGGCTATATATGA
- the LOC139990544 gene encoding F-box only protein 9-like, producing the protein MSHSSESSESDDGGDDQEGSSFTETNIEDALTSFREQWQRELEISPKRDRSRTQSTKTVKVDVSNSNDEESIESKARNLFLKGIEYEERRKFYEAIQFYKRAVLLVPDIELRLYESTKVKSNDDNHEGYDNDINNIDENAENHNEEDEEDSDLFVKLCKIVNQNKCVCFPKFEQTTTHISALPMEIVLYILRWVVSSELDLRSLEMFSRVCRGFYISARDTEIWRLACVRVWGVNCGTYAPKYQSWRDMYLQRPRLRYNGCYISKTSYIRDGENSFQDRFYRPWHLVEYFRYLRFFPEGRVLMLTSTDEAQSCVNFLKYRTPRNPSVLIGHYILRDNCVILMLKKQEIKGVSTYRKKKKETMHDSGEQTFHIEFEIQDHHRRLNSQLKWLSYTIFTKYRNGHEAKMCLKEPSVREWRVSAIGGRYPSLKFSRVKSYTQESEAPLQ; encoded by the exons atg AGCCACTCTAGTGAATCTAGCGAGTCAGATGATGGTGGAGACGATCAGGAAGGGTCTTCTTTCACGGAAACGAACATCGAGGATGCTCTGACTTCTTTCAGAGAACAATGGCAACGTGAATTAGAGATATCACCGAAAAGGGATCGATCAAGGACACAGTCCACAAAGACAGTTAAAGTTGATGTTTCTAATTCTAACGACGAAGAGTCTATTGAAAGCAAG GCAAGAAATTTGTTCCTGAAAGGAATTGAATAtgaggaaagaaggaaattcTATGAAGCAATTCAATTTTACAAAAGAGCTGTGTTATTAGTTCCTGACATTGAGTTACGTTTATACGAATCAACTAAAGTAAAATCAAACGATGATAATCATGAAGGATATGACAATGACATAAACAACATTGATGAAAATGCTGAGAACCATAacgaagaagatgaagaagatagtgatttatttgttaaattatgcaaaattgtaaatcaaaataaatgtGTTTGTTTCCCTAAATTTGAACAAACT acAACACATATTTCTGCCTTGCCTATGGAGATAGTCCTTTACATCCTAAGATGGGTTGTATCTTCAGAACTTGACTTGAGATCTCTTGAAATGTTCTCCAGAGTATGTCGTGGATTTTATATATCTGCAAGAGATACAGAAATCTGGAGACTTGCCTGTGTTAG AGTATGGGGTGTAAATTGTGGAACCTATGCTCCAAAATATCAATCATGGAGAGATATGTATTTACAACGGCCTAGACTAAGATATAATGGATGTTATATTAGCAAAACCAGTTACATTCGTGATGGTGAAAATAGTTTCCAAGATCGATTTTATAGACCTTGGCATCTGGTGGAATACTTCAGGTACCTGAG ATTTTTTCCCGAAGGAAGAGTTTTGATGCTAACTTCAACCGATGAAGCCCAAAGTTGtgtaaactttttaaaatatcgcaCTCCACGCAATCCATCGGTTCTTATTGGTCATTATATATTACGCGATAATTGTGTTATTCTAATGCTCAAGAAACAGGAAATAAAAGGAGTTAGTACAtatagaaagaagaagaaagaaactatGCATGATAGTGGGGAACAAACATTTCATATT GAATTTGAAATTCAGGATCATCATAGACGGTTAAATTCGCAATTGAAATGGCTGAGTTAcactatatttacaaaatacagAAATGGACATGAAGCGAAAATGTGTTTAAAGGAACCATCTGTAAGAGAATGGAGAGTATCGGCTATTGGCGGGCGATACCCGTCGCTTAAATTTAGCAGAGTTAAAAGTTATACTCAAGAGAGTGAAGCTCCTTTACAATAA